One region of Eupeodes corollae chromosome 1, idEupCoro1.1, whole genome shotgun sequence genomic DNA includes:
- the LOC129945857 gene encoding piggyBac transposable element-derived protein 3-like, with amino-acid sequence MSGVKNVLFNDDEMLAMVEDLPSDNNENTDLEDDDEVDLLTIRSRIRARAQFNMDPNEAVLQDQLEDLPGEEILDNRPGCSHWKKNIREDEKHRQWKAKDSVSQIPEFSLPEGPVPGLFESCVTTTDFFVSFLEGALDNIVYQSNLYAVQKNKLLDLKKGELLAFIGINFLMGYHKLPSWRHFWSESQDLGVSLVGKAMSRNRFDAILSNLHVNDNSCIPKDNKDRLFKLRPLIEYLNEKFGTAYHGRRQLSVDESMILFKGRSSMKQYNPMKPVKRGYKLWCLADQYGYIKKISIYQGKDEKLENKYATYGLGERVVLSLTEKEWGKEKIICFDNYFSSVKLLEKLKNENTLACGTIRANRRGNPTNLRDERKMKRGDFDYRSSTHGISFYKWKDTKTVLLASNYHGNELTTVARRDKSGVQHEVSCPTVVKDYNTYMGGVDHADQLRAAYGLDHRSKKWWHRLFWGIIEICFVNFFIVHGQMNEKISLLEYKRCVTLGLLTQKDLPVDKRSLSRKSNNDEPAQCTKKRRGKGESVSKDVRLGNLAQRYF; translated from the exons ATGTCGGGTGTAAAGAATGTTTTATTCAACGATGATGAAATGTTGGCTATGGTTGAAGATTTGCCATCAGATAATAATGAAAACACTGATcttgaagatgatgatgaagtgGATTTACTAACGATACGTTCAAGAATACGCGCTAGAGCCCAATTCAATATGGATCCTAATGAAGCTGTGCTTCAAGATCAGCTTGAAGACCTACCGGGTGAGGAAATTTTAGACAATCGTCCGGGATGTAGCCATTGGAAGAAAAATATACGCGAAGACGAAAAACATCGCCAATGGAAAGCTAAGGATAGTGTTTCACAAATTCCTGAATTCTCATTACCCGAGGGTCCTGTTCCTGGTCTGTTTGAAAGCTGCGTAACTACTACTGATTTTTTCGTCAGTTTTCTTGAAGGTGCTCTTGATAATATTGTTTATCAGTCCAATCTGTACGCCGTTCAGAAAAATAAGTTACTAGATTTGAAGAAAGGTGAACTACTGGCTTTCATTGGTATAAACTTCCTTATGGGATACCATAAATTACCAAGTTGGAGGCACTTCTGGAGTGAAAGTCAGGATTTGGGAGTTTCCTTAGTGGGCAAAGCGATGAGCCGTAATAGGTTTGACGCTATTTTGAGCAATTTGCATGTAAACGATAACAGCTGTATACCAAAAGATAATAAAGATCGTCTTTTCAAACTTCGCCCATTGATTGAATACTTGAATGAAAAATTCGGAACTGCCTACCATGGAAGAAGACAACTCTCTGTTGACGAGTCAATGATTCTTTTCAAGGGCAGAAGTTCCATGAAGCAATATAATCCAATGAAACCAGTAAAGAGGGGTTACAAGCTTTGGTGCCTGGCTGATCAATATggatacataaaaaaaatttccatttaCCAAGGAAAGGACGAAAAGCTGGAAAACAAATATGCAACGTATGGGCTCGGTGAAAGAGTTGTTCTGTCATTGACTGAAAAGGAGTGGGGAAAAGAGAAAATTATTTGCTTCGATAACTACTTTTCTTCAGTCAAACTgctggaaaaactaaaaaatgaaaatactcTAGCTTGTGGTACCATTCGTGCTAATAGAAGAGGCAACCCAACAAATTTGAGGgatgaaagaaaaatgaaaagggGAGATTTCGACTACCGATCTTCGACACATGGAATCAGTTTTTACAAATGGAAAGACACAAAAACAGTACTGTTGGCTTCAAATTACCATGGCAATGAGCTTACAACTGTTGCTAGAAGAGATAAATCAGGAGTGCAACACGAAGTCAGTTGTCCTACAGTCGTAAAAGACTATAACACATATATGGGTGGAGTGGACCATGCTGATCAACTTCGGGCTGCATATGGCCTAGACCATAGGTCAAAAAAGTGGTGGCATCGGCTCTTTTGGGGAATTATCGAAATATGTTTTGTTAACTTCTTTATCGTTCACGgccaaatgaatgaaaaaatatctcTTCTGGAGTACAAAAGATGTGTCACCCTTGGACTTTTAACGCAAAAGGATTTACCTGTTGACAAACGGAGTCTGAGCAGAAAATCTAATAATGACGAGCCTGCGCAATGCACCAAAAAACGAAGGGGCAAAGGAGAATCCGTTTCAAAGGACGTGCGACTGGGAAACCTAG CCCAACGGTACTTTTGA